The following proteins come from a genomic window of bacterium:
- a CDS encoding PPC domain-containing DNA-binding protein, translated as MQSSLLLEGVGRGSLGPLVMARIPMGVDLLESMESLVRREGIQKALILMGIGALRKAVFRNLKLFPETYPITPKERLYYEVEGPLEITSLSGYVVPKEDGSTLLHAHFCASTVRDDKVVVYGGHLGPGTVTFVKVTVVMAMLPDMPMGKKWVEERQTEDLWVGSP; from the coding sequence ATGCAAAGCTCTCTTTTGTTGGAAGGTGTCGGACGTGGAAGTCTTGGACCTTTGGTGATGGCCCGGATACCTATGGGGGTAGATCTCCTGGAAAGCATGGAATCCCTTGTGAGAAGGGAGGGGATTCAAAAGGCCTTGATTCTGATGGGCATAGGGGCGCTAAGAAAAGCGGTGTTTAGAAATCTTAAGCTCTTCCCCGAGACCTATCCCATCACCCCCAAAGAAAGGCTCTATTACGAGGTGGAGGGCCCCCTGGAGATCACCTCTTTGAGCGGCTATGTGGTCCCCAAGGAAGATGGAAGCACCCTACTGCACGCCCATTTTTGCGCCTCTACGGTGAGGGATGACAAGGTCGTGGTATATGGAGGCCATCTGGGTCCGGGCACAGTCACCTTTGTCAAGGTGACCGTGGTCATGGCCATGTTGCCGGATATGCCCATGGGCAAGAAGTGGGTGGAGGAACGCCAGACAGAGGACCTCTGGGTGGGATCTCCATGA
- the msrA gene encoding peptide-methionine (S)-S-oxide reductase MsrA codes for MAHAMALAVTAAVVLVICCITAFSSERHGQSSPARATFAGGCFWCMEPAFDKVKGVIMTTVGYTGGHKDNPTYEEVSSGSTGHAEAVEILYDPAQVTYEQLLEVFWQNIDPTVKDRQFCDVGPQYRTAIFYHDHEQKRLAEASLERLRQSGRFERIFTEILPASTFWPAEDYHQDYYLKNPLRYRLYRLGCGRDERIKDLWHGSGK; via the coding sequence ATGGCACATGCAATGGCTCTGGCAGTTACAGCGGCTGTGGTGCTTGTAATTTGTTGTATAACGGCCTTTTCTTCCGAGAGGCATGGGCAGAGCTCTCCAGCGCGGGCCACCTTTGCCGGAGGGTGCTTCTGGTGTATGGAGCCTGCTTTCGACAAGGTGAAAGGTGTGATAATGACAACTGTGGGCTATACGGGCGGGCACAAGGACAATCCCACGTACGAGGAAGTTTCCTCGGGCTCAACAGGCCATGCCGAGGCTGTGGAGATTCTCTATGATCCCGCTCAGGTCACATATGAACAGCTCCTGGAGGTTTTCTGGCAGAACATAGATCCCACAGTCAAGGACAGACAGTTCTGTGATGTTGGTCCCCAGTATCGCACAGCAATTTTCTATCATGATCATGAACAAAAAAGGCTGGCAGAAGCATCCTTGGAGAGGCTGAGGCAGTCGGGCAGGTTTGAGAGGATCTTCACTGAGATTCTGCCGGCCTCCACTTTCTGGCCTGCGGAGGATTACCACCAGGATTATTATCTTAAAAATCCCCTCAGGTATAGATTATACAGATTGGGCTGTGGCCGTGATGAGAGAATCAAAGATCTCTGGCATGGATCAGGGAAGTAG